GAAAGCGCCGTCCATTCCTTCTTCTTCGTCAATGGTAAAAAGAGCTTCGATCGGTCCGTGCTGAATAGTCGTATCTGAAAGCACCGCCATCGCCAACGAAGCACCGATACCGTTGTCGGCACCCAATGTCGTTTCGCGGGCTGTTACCCAATCACCGTCTATATAAGCATCAATAGGATCAGTCAGAAAATCGTGTTTTACAGAGGCGTTTTTTTGGGGAACCATATCCAGATGAGACTGCAGGACAACTGTTTTGCGATCTTCCATTCCGGGAGTAGCCGGTTTACGGATCAAAACGTTTCCAATTCCGTCCCGTAGGGTTTCCAATCCCAATCCTTTTCCAAAAGCTTCCACAAAACGAGTTACTGCTTCCATATGTCCGGTAGGACGTGGAATCTGTGTAAGGTCATAGAAATAACCCCAAACATGCTGCGGGGAAAGATTCTTGATTTCTGCTGACATAGTTTCTAAGTTGAAAGTTGGCAAATGACTGCTGACAGATAAAACTGCAACTGCCTGTTGTCAACATGATTAATAATATATTAGTAACAAACTTATTCTATAAAAAGGATAACAAACGGAATTTTTTAACAGTCGGCAGTCTTTATTATTCTACTGCCAGCTCTTTGCTGTTATCTCTGTTGGTAAGCGGCAAAGCCACAATACCGAACAAACCGCATAACACCGTCCAGACTGTCTGTACTGTATGAACCACAAGGGCAAAAGCGGCAGCATCATTCTCGTTGACACCGAAGCAAACCAATGTAGCGATCACCATAAAATGCCAGGCTCCGATACCTGCCTGTACAGGGACGGCAACCCCGATACTACTCATGGTAAAGGCGATCAGTCCGACCGTTATCCCCAAATCGCGGGTGAAGTCAAAAGCGTAGAACGTGATATAGAAATAACAGAAATAACCACCCCATATCATCAGTGTCTGTAAGACGAAACGGTCTTTCTGCTTTAAGAGCCAGATGCTCTTCATTCCGTCCCATACATTCAGCAACAACGCCTTTGCTTTCTGAACCAGCGTAAAGTTACTCATATATTTGAAAACAAACCAAATTCCGGCAACTAAAATTACTGCACCTACGTAAATCCATATCGAATCGAACATTTTCTGAAAGCCTTCGAGCAACGCCGGATTGCGTGCAAAGAAACTGATAAAGAAGTCGAAATTGAATATAAAGATCAGCAAAGTGATCGTTCCGACCACGATCGTATCGCTCACACGGTCGATCAGCAAGGTCCCGAACAATTTGGTGAAAGGAATCTTATCGTATTTGGTGATGATTCCGCAACGCCATACTTCCCCGACACGCGGCAATACCATATTCACGGCATAATTACCCAGCACGGCATAAATGATATTACTCATCTTGAAGCGTTCACCCAAAGAGGAGATCAACAGCCCCCAACGCAATCCGCGGACCACGTTGGCAAACAAACCGAACAGCAAAGAAACCAGTATTATATCATATCTCACCCCTTCACGGATAACGCGCCATATCTCGCTGATATCCATATTGCTATACAGAAACCACAGCAACAAACAGCCAAAACCTAAGGGTAAAAATATCTTGACAAACGTTTGTAGGATACTCTTAAAATTCATTCTACGTAGGATACTT
This is a stretch of genomic DNA from Parabacteroides chongii. It encodes these proteins:
- a CDS encoding lysylphosphatidylglycerol synthase transmembrane domain-containing protein; the protein is MNFKSILQTFVKIFLPLGFGCLLLWFLYSNMDISEIWRVIREGVRYDIILVSLLFGLFANVVRGLRWGLLISSLGERFKMSNIIYAVLGNYAVNMVLPRVGEVWRCGIITKYDKIPFTKLFGTLLIDRVSDTIVVGTITLLIFIFNFDFFISFFARNPALLEGFQKMFDSIWIYVGAVILVAGIWFVFKYMSNFTLVQKAKALLLNVWDGMKSIWLLKQKDRFVLQTLMIWGGYFCYFYITFYAFDFTRDLGITVGLIAFTMSSIGVAVPVQAGIGAWHFMVIATLVCFGVNENDAAAFALVVHTVQTVWTVLCGLFGIVALPLTNRDNSKELAVE